A genome region from Thermococcus onnurineus NA1 includes the following:
- a CDS encoding DNA-directed RNA polymerase subunit P, which produces MVMAVYRCAKCGKEVELDLENTREVRCPYCGSKILYKPRPRVARRVKAI; this is translated from the coding sequence ATGGTGATGGCCGTTTACCGCTGTGCGAAATGCGGAAAGGAGGTCGAGCTCGACCTCGAGAACACCAGAGAGGTTCGCTGCCCCTACTGCGGCAGCAAGATACTCTACAAGCCCAGGCCCAGGGTGGCCAGGCGCGTAAAGGCAATCTGA